One bacterium genomic region harbors:
- a CDS encoding sigma-70 family RNA polymerase sigma factor, with the protein MEFEELVKRFSSKIKHLASKTFISSQMIDREDLYQEMVYHLWERWRRGELEGKTDAYIMGSCYFYLKNYLRKNKEKTKIISLNEPIGEGKEEIGELIPDQKPLIDERIDDILFVRRIMQKGLKQREKEVATFLSEGWTLRGIGEKLGISHVMVLKIKKDIEKKIKAQGKPCLSQ; encoded by the coding sequence ATGGAATTCGAGGAGTTAGTCAAAAGGTTTTCCTCTAAGATAAAGCATCTGGCATCAAAAACCTTTATTTCATCTCAGATGATTGATAGAGAAGACCTGTATCAGGAAATGGTTTATCACCTATGGGAAAGGTGGAGACGAGGTGAATTAGAGGGGAAAACAGATGCCTATATTATGGGTAGTTGCTATTTCTATCTAAAAAATTATCTCCGAAAAAACAAAGAGAAGACAAAAATAATAAGCCTTAATGAACCAATTGGTGAAGGGAAAGAAGAGATAGGTGAATTGATTCCTGACCAAAAACCACTCATTGATGAAAGGATTGATGACATCCTCTTTGTCCGTAGGATAATGCAAAAGGGATTAAAACAACGGGAAAAAGAGGTCGCCACTTTTCTTTCTGAAGGTTGGACATTAAGAGGGATTGGGGAAAAGTTAGGTATATCCCATGTGATGGTATTGAAGATAAAGAAAGATATAGAGAAAAAAATTAAAGCACAGGGCAAACCTTGCTTGTCCCAATAA